Proteins encoded in a region of the Vicia villosa cultivar HV-30 ecotype Madison, WI linkage group LG5, Vvil1.0, whole genome shotgun sequence genome:
- the LOC131606904 gene encoding intracellular ribonuclease LX-like, producing the protein MKLLIILLMVVSFLQTRVGSFDHYMLAEVWPAGFCQTHTCIKKVNKFIIHGLWPQTKPAVDPSHCPETSELKLDGSLVRKLHVDWQSLTNTKDEVFWKAEWDKHGSCSMLEQNKYFEIASTVYRKHSIRDILKAKNIGDKFIAESLSKQVFEKAIKDGIGSKPQLYCDTQHNLVEVRLCLDKNDPYDFKDCSAASASCPDKGIIFQYSYTPHGVMTHDDPMDSEEKQLPRVMPPL; encoded by the exons ATGAAGCTCTTAATCATTTTGTTGATGGTGGTTTCCTTTTTACAAACACGGGTAGGCTCCTTTGACCATTACATGTTAGCTGAAGTATGGCCGGCAGGGTTTTGTCAGACTCATACCTGTATAAAAAAGGTCAACAAATTTATAATACATGGCCTATGGCCACAGACTAAACCAGCTGTGGATCCATCTCACTGCCCAGAAACTTCTGAATTAAAG CTTGATGGTTCATTGGTGAGGAAGCTTCATGTTGATTGGCAATCTTTAACAAACACGAAAGACGAAGTGTTTTGGAAAGCGGAGTGGGATAAACATGGATCTTGCTCCATGTTGGAACAAAATAAGTACTTTGAAATCGCATCAACAGTTTATCGTAAACATAGTATCAGAGATATACTTAAAGCAAAGAATATAGGAGATAAGTTTATTGCGGAATCCTTATCGAAACAAGTATTTGAGAAGGCTATTAAAGATGGCATTGGCAGTAAACCGCAACTTTACTGTGACACTCAACATAATTTAGTAGAAGTAAGACTTTGTTTGGATAAAAATGACCCTTATGATTTTAAGGACTGTTCTGCTGCTTCTGCATCCTGTCCAGATAAGGGTATAATATTCCAATATTCATATACCCCGCATGGTGTTATGACCCATGATGACCCTATGGACTCTGAAGAAAAGCAATTGCCAAGGGTCATGCCCCCTCTCTAA